A window of the Vibrio fluvialis genome harbors these coding sequences:
- a CDS encoding putative 4-hydroxy-4-methyl-2-oxoglutarate aldolase translates to MRDITPDICDQYESQVTLLELPLQNFGMRSAFWGQIVTVRCYHDNSKVKEILSQNGKGKVLVVDGHGSCQKALMGDQIAISAIENEWEGVIINGAVRDVVAMSQMDLGIKALGACPFKTEKRGAGDVNVTLSIHNQMIQPGDYIYADWNGVLLSPVELDLS, encoded by the coding sequence ATGAGAGATATAACACCGGATATTTGTGATCAATATGAATCGCAAGTGACTTTGTTGGAGCTGCCGTTACAAAATTTCGGTATGCGCAGTGCGTTCTGGGGACAAATTGTGACTGTGCGCTGCTACCACGATAACTCAAAGGTTAAAGAAATCCTCAGTCAGAATGGCAAAGGAAAAGTTCTGGTTGTTGATGGACATGGTTCCTGCCAAAAAGCGTTGATGGGCGATCAGATTGCGATTTCTGCGATTGAAAATGAATGGGAAGGGGTGATCATTAATGGCGCTGTGCGTGATGTTGTCGCCATGTCGCAGATGGATTTGGGTATCAAAGCACTCGGCGCTTGTCCGTTCAAAACCGAGAAACGCGGCGCGGGTGACGTCAATGTGACACTGTCGATTCATAATCAGATGATTCAACCGGGCGATTATATTTATGCCGACTGGAATGGAGTGCTGCTTTCACCGGTCGAGTTGGACTTGAGTTAA